From a region of the bacterium genome:
- a CDS encoding 16S rRNA (uracil(1498)-N(3))-methyltransferase → MHRIYIPPEYVSENEIFFPDEPRHRVRSVLRLNSGDMVIIFDGHGQEYQVVLNQLGKNEIRGTITSKRIINREPKLDITLLQGLPKSEKMELIVQKATELGVSRIIPIITDRTIPRLTAEKANLRVERWQKIAIAAAEQSGRTRIPEIKPPVPFMQGLRNSVSEELRLFFWEEEKENTLKSILKKRRTLNSLALFIGPEGGFTMAEAELAKQAGAQIVSLGSRVLRTETAAIAVLSILLYEFE, encoded by the coding sequence ATGCATCGAATATATATTCCTCCAGAATATGTTTCAGAAAATGAAATATTTTTTCCTGATGAACCGAGACATCGAGTAAGGAGTGTATTACGATTAAACTCCGGTGATATGGTGATTATTTTCGACGGGCATGGACAAGAATATCAGGTGGTACTAAATCAACTCGGTAAAAATGAAATTCGCGGTACTATTACATCCAAACGCATAATCAATCGTGAGCCGAAATTAGATATCACCTTACTACAAGGACTGCCAAAATCTGAAAAAATGGAATTAATTGTTCAGAAAGCTACGGAATTAGGAGTGTCTCGGATTATTCCAATTATCACCGACCGGACTATCCCAAGGTTAACTGCGGAAAAAGCGAATCTCCGAGTAGAACGTTGGCAGAAAATAGCGATTGCTGCTGCGGAACAGTCCGGTAGAACGCGAATTCCTGAAATCAAACCGCCGGTTCCGTTTATGCAGGGGTTAAGAAATAGTGTATCCGAGGAACTCCGATTATTTTTCTGGGAAGAAGAAAAGGAAAACACGCTCAAATCAATTTTAAAAAAACGACGGACATTAAATTCACTCGCATTGTTTATCGGTCCGGAAGGTGGATTCACTATGGCGGAAGCGGAATTAGCGAAACAAGCTGGTGCTCAAATTGTTTCGTTGGGTTCTCGAGTGTTACGAACAGAAACTGCAGCGATAGCCGTTTTAAGCATTTTACTTTATGAATTCGAGTAG
- a CDS encoding DUF948 domain-containing protein, with protein METFIALGVLVIATVFVILLFYLIPVLKQLRQTAATAEKTLNHIDRELVPLLQQTKKTIEDINQITAGLKEQISLIEKVIENFRTIAERAHQITSLVYDQIELPIINVLNNINAVKKGIATFVNTLFVRRKEG; from the coding sequence ATGGAAACATTTATTGCTCTTGGAGTATTGGTTATAGCCACAGTTTTCGTTATTTTACTATTTTATCTTATCCCTGTATTAAAACAACTCCGGCAAACAGCAGCAACTGCAGAAAAAACTTTGAATCATATAGACCGCGAGCTCGTTCCTTTACTTCAACAAACAAAGAAAACTATTGAAGATATCAATCAAATCACCGCTGGTTTGAAAGAACAAATTTCGCTTATTGAAAAAGTGATAGAGAATTTCCGAACCATTGCTGAGCGTGCACATCAGATAACTTCGTTAGTCTACGACCAAATCGAACTGCCGATCATTAATGTTCTCAACAATATCAATGCGGTTAAAAAAGGTATTGCAACGTTTGTAAATACCCTATTTGTTCGGAGAAAGGAGGGATAA
- a CDS encoding YtxH domain-containing protein: protein MSNHEHETCWGSILLAFAAGAVIGAGIALLYAPQSGKETREMLAKKAGELKEATVEAYEKTVEKGAEIIDKGKEFVRAKKSQIAAAYEAGKEAYQEGKPKSDREVTQGLG from the coding sequence ATGTCGAATCATGAACACGAAACATGTTGGGGGAGTATTTTATTAGCTTTTGCTGCCGGGGCGGTTATCGGCGCAGGAATCGCTTTATTATACGCACCACAATCCGGGAAAGAAACTCGAGAAATGCTCGCTAAAAAAGCAGGAGAATTGAAAGAAGCAACGGTTGAAGCGTATGAGAAAACCGTTGAAAAAGGCGCAGAAATAATTGATAAAGGGAAAGAATTTGTCCGCGCAAAAAAATCTCAAATTGCTGCTGCTTATGAAGCGGGAAAAGAAGCATACCAAGAAGGTAAACCGAAATCAGACCGTGAAGTAACGCAAGGGTTAGGATAA
- a CDS encoding Rho termination factor N-terminal domain-containing protein: MTINEVRKIAKDKGIKLAARQTKAEIIRMIQKAEGNFDCFGTAQGYCDQLNCLWREDCLK, from the coding sequence ATGACGATTAATGAAGTTCGCAAGATTGCAAAAGATAAAGGCATCAAACTCGCCGCTCGACAAACAAAAGCTGAAATCATCCGGATGATTCAAAAAGCGGAAGGGAATTTCGATTGTTTCGGAACCGCACAAGGTTATTGCGATCAGTTGAATTGTTTATGGCGGGAAGACTGTCTGAAATAA
- the mtaB gene encoding tRNA (N(6)-L-threonylcarbamoyladenosine(37)-C(2))-methylthiotransferase MtaB: MITKNNTIAFYTFGCKVNQYDTQRLRAAFIAAGWKEVKAHEEAQLYVINTCTVTADSDRKARQLIRSIARNHPQAEIIVTGCSAELYPAELKQLPKVSFVLGNREQERIIELISQRNGMYQKPAKTILTSISEFAGHTRAFIKVQDGCNGYCAYCIVPKVRGEPRSRPEQEIIHEVELLAQKGYKEIVLTGIRLGLYGKDNYATPGSNLSTLISKLTAIDGIKRIRLSSLEPMDIELPALLDVFRTEPKLCHHLHIPLQSGSDEILSAMQRTYTVQQYEEMINRIRECIFDIAITTDIIVGFPGETEKHFQQTIEMLCRIGFAKTHVFRYSVRPGTKSSMMGNQIDSQIAKQRVRQLIQLAEEVASEYRKKWIGKTVDVLVEEKLDNKTGFLTGLTNQYLRVNFPGDATLFNQLISVTIEHMRGMILIGRKSH; encoded by the coding sequence ATGATTACAAAAAATAATACCATTGCATTTTATACTTTTGGCTGTAAAGTAAATCAGTACGATACCCAGCGGCTGCGTGCGGCATTTATTGCTGCCGGATGGAAAGAAGTAAAAGCGCATGAAGAAGCACAGCTTTATGTCATTAATACCTGCACGGTTACGGCTGATAGCGACCGTAAAGCTCGACAATTAATTCGGTCAATTGCACGAAATCATCCGCAAGCAGAGATTATCGTTACTGGCTGTTCTGCGGAATTGTATCCTGCAGAATTAAAACAATTACCCAAAGTATCGTTTGTTTTAGGGAATAGGGAACAAGAACGAATCATCGAATTGATTAGTCAGAGAAACGGGATGTATCAAAAACCTGCTAAAACAATATTAACATCGATATCAGAGTTTGCTGGCCATACCCGAGCATTTATAAAAGTTCAGGATGGATGTAATGGGTATTGCGCATATTGTATCGTTCCCAAAGTCCGCGGGGAACCGAGAAGCAGACCGGAGCAAGAGATTATTCATGAAGTTGAATTATTAGCGCAAAAAGGATATAAAGAAATTGTTTTAACAGGAATTAGATTAGGTCTCTATGGTAAAGATAACTATGCTACTCCAGGAAGCAATTTATCTACGCTCATTTCAAAATTAACTGCGATTGATGGAATTAAACGGATTCGATTATCATCACTCGAACCGATGGATATAGAGTTACCCGCATTATTGGATGTGTTTAGGACTGAACCGAAATTATGTCACCATCTGCATATTCCGCTACAAAGCGGAAGTGATGAAATTCTATCCGCAATGCAACGAACCTATACTGTTCAGCAATATGAAGAAATGATCAATCGTATTCGGGAATGTATTTTTGATATTGCGATAACTACCGACATCATCGTCGGGTTTCCTGGTGAAACTGAAAAACATTTTCAACAAACAATAGAAATGCTTTGCCGTATTGGATTTGCAAAAACCCATGTGTTTCGATATTCTGTTCGTCCGGGAACCAAGTCGAGTATGATGGGAAATCAGATTGATAGCCAAATTGCAAAACAGCGCGTACGCCAGCTTATTCAGCTCGCAGAGGAAGTTGCCAGTGAATACAGAAAAAAATGGATCGGGAAGACAGTTGATGTTTTAGTAGAAGAAAAACTAGATAACAAGACCGGATTTTTAACTGGATTAACAAACCAGTATCTTCGCGTGAATTTCCCGGGAGATGCAACCTTGTTTAACCAGCTGATTTCAGTTACAATTGAACATATGAGAGGAATGATATTAATAGGAAGAAAATCTCATTAG